A window from Rhineura floridana isolate rRhiFlo1 chromosome 17, rRhiFlo1.hap2, whole genome shotgun sequence encodes these proteins:
- the LOC133371949 gene encoding uncharacterized protein LOC133371949 isoform X3, with amino-acid sequence MGLRAAGWIACGTTIRPWERDFSTSISLIACDPPFDLQSKMSSSKCRMQWKKPEAYEDIFLDDFQWEIAFKAAKAPWEQAQTRILVSKETWVDIEGYEFKSGVDYIARIRCKTPDVNWHYRSHWSHWSATTKWTAPPGSWQQFDSHLLRSVLSPLLCLGALLALLLVLMIFWRSKGNGYANVPTPATYFQPLYRFHNGNFKVTALIWGGATEQPIRPQQGTNNAQAAARGTGLPHAQKSPRPGKGLSAAVASRAGAFGSHRGVLLPKHAAPLATPALPDMHCTHPGLAQFSCCSWRGESSGWLLRLSSSAGLACRRRTPGGRAAGRRPRRSARPFPSSPAWRPPEQRRRRPPAPAAPRRTASTSPAKRCCWLWGRRREPSLGRLPAVAGGVATEEPPVPSPLRGPPLPRPPACPEQDPPRASHPEGGPGPTYTVGTVPRAHDTFRGPRKCFFF; translated from the exons ATGGGCCTCAGGGCCGCAGGATGGATTGCATGTGGAACCACAATCAGACCATGGGAGAGGGACTTTTCTACCTCAATTTCACTGA TTGCATGTGATCCACCCTTTGACCTGCAGAGCAAAATGAGCTCCAGCAAATGTCGGATGCAATGGAAGAAGCCAGAGGCCTACGAAGACATTTTCCTTGATGACTTTCAATGGGAGATTGCATTCAAGGCTGCAAAAGCTCCCTGGGAG CAAGCACAGACCAGGATCTTAGTCAGCAAAGAAACATGGGTGGACATTGAGGGCTACGAGTTCAAGTCTGGTGTAGATTACATTGCAAGAATTCGCTGCAAAACCCCCGATGTGAACTGGCACTATAGAAGCCACTGGAGTCACTGGAGTGCCACCACCAAGTGGACAGCTCCCCCAG GCAGCTGGCAGCAGTTTGATTCCCACCTGCTGAGGTCTGTGCTCAGCCCGCTCCTCTGCCTGGGTGCTCTCCTAGCCCTGCTCCTGGTCCTTATGATCTTCTGGAG GTCCAAGGGCAATGGCTATGCAAACGTCCCTACCCCTGCAACATATTTCCAGCCCCTTTATCGGTTCCACAACGGGAATTTCAAGGTAACTGCCCTGATCTGGGGAGGGGCGACTGAGCAACCGATCAGGCCTCAGCAGGGGACAAATAATGCTCAGGCCGCTGCACGGGGAACCGGGCTTCCGCACGCTCAAAAGTCGCCCAGGCCAGGGAAAGGGCTTTCAGCCGCCGTGGCTTCCCGGGCAGGGGCCTTTGGTAGCCATCGAGGAGTTCTCCTTCCAAAGCATGCGGCCCCTCTGGCTACTCCAGCCCTTCCGGACATGCACTGCACACATCCCGGCCTGGCCCagttctcctgctgctcctggagaGGCGAGTCCTCAGGCTGGCTCCTTCGGCTCTCTTCCAGCGCTGGGCTGGCCTGCCGGAGAAGGACGCCGGGCGGAAGAGCGGCCGGGAGGCGCCCGCGGAGGTCGGCGAGGCCATTTCCCAGCTCTCCTGCTTGGCGCCCCCCAGAGCAGAGGCGGCGGCGCCCCCCTGCTCCTGCTGCTCCCCGCCGGACGGCCAGTACGTCGCCAGCCAAGAGGTGCTGCTGGCTGTGGGGGCGCCGTCGCGAACCCAGCCTGGGCCGCCTGCCCGCTGTGGCGGGGGGCGTCGCGACGGAGGAGCCCCCGGTGCCCTCGCCGCTGCGGGGCCCCCCTCTTCCTCGGCCGCCGGCGTGTCCGGAGCAGGACCCCCCGCGAGCATCGCACCCGGAAGGAGGGCCAGGGCCGACTTACACAGtgggcacagtgcctagggcccacgatacttttaggggcccacgaaaatgttttttcttttaa
- the LOC133371949 gene encoding interleukin-9 receptor-like isoform X4 has protein sequence MGKGCRAACLVQIVLFPFFAADERQQPGVSTSNVRCLNNYGPQGRRMDCMWNHNQTMGEGLFYLNFTDLLTLYSNLICNLSASREAQDNFCCSVSSEEGEFTENDEYGVSLHASSPGNSQVYPVFAVYEPRLHIACDPPFDLQSKMSSSKCRMQWKKPEAYEDIFLDDFQWEIAFKAAKAPWEQAQTRILVSKETWVDIEGYEFKSGVDYIARIRCKTPDVNWHYRSHWSHWSATTKWTAPPGSWQQFDSHLLRSVLSPLLCLGALLALLLVLMIFWRSKGNGYANVPTPATYFQPLYRFHNGNFKRWAGLPEKDAGRKSGREAPAEVGEAISQLSCLAPPRAEAAAPPCSCCSPPDGQYVASQEVLLAVGAPSRTQPGPPARCGGGRRDGGAPGALAAAGPPSSSAAGVSGAGPPASIAPGRRARADLHSGHSA, from the exons GGGTCTCCACCAGCAATGTGCGATGCCTGAACAATTATGGGCCTCAGGGCCGCAGGATGGATTGCATGTGGAACCACAATCAGACCATGGGAGAGGGACTTTTCTACCTCAATTTCACTGA CCTCCTCACCCTCTACAGTAACCTCATCTGCAACCTGTCTGCCTCCCGAGAGGCCCAGGACAATTTCTGCTGCTCTGTGAGTAGTGAAGAGGGCGAGTTCACAGAGAACGATGAATATGGAGTCTCCTTGCATGCCTCCTCCCCGGGGAACAGCCAGGTCTACCCTGTCTTTGCAGTGTATGAGCCCAGGTTGCACA TTGCATGTGATCCACCCTTTGACCTGCAGAGCAAAATGAGCTCCAGCAAATGTCGGATGCAATGGAAGAAGCCAGAGGCCTACGAAGACATTTTCCTTGATGACTTTCAATGGGAGATTGCATTCAAGGCTGCAAAAGCTCCCTGGGAG CAAGCACAGACCAGGATCTTAGTCAGCAAAGAAACATGGGTGGACATTGAGGGCTACGAGTTCAAGTCTGGTGTAGATTACATTGCAAGAATTCGCTGCAAAACCCCCGATGTGAACTGGCACTATAGAAGCCACTGGAGTCACTGGAGTGCCACCACCAAGTGGACAGCTCCCCCAG GCAGCTGGCAGCAGTTTGATTCCCACCTGCTGAGGTCTGTGCTCAGCCCGCTCCTCTGCCTGGGTGCTCTCCTAGCCCTGCTCCTGGTCCTTATGATCTTCTGGAG GTCCAAGGGCAATGGCTATGCAAACGTCCCTACCCCTGCAACATATTTCCAGCCCCTTTATCGGTTCCACAACGGGAATTTCAAG CGCTGGGCTGGCCTGCCGGAGAAGGACGCCGGGCGGAAGAGCGGCCGGGAGGCGCCCGCGGAGGTCGGCGAGGCCATTTCCCAGCTCTCCTGCTTGGCGCCCCCCAGAGCAGAGGCGGCGGCGCCCCCCTGCTCCTGCTGCTCCCCGCCGGACGGCCAGTACGTCGCCAGCCAAGAGGTGCTGCTGGCTGTGGGGGCGCCGTCGCGAACCCAGCCTGGGCCGCCTGCCCGCTGTGGCGGGGGGCGTCGCGACGGAGGAGCCCCCGGTGCCCTCGCCGCTGCGGGGCCCCCCTCTTCCTCGGCCGCCGGCGTGTCCGGAGCAGGACCCCCCGCGAGCATCGCACCCGGAAGGAGGGCCAGGGCCGACTTACACAGtgggcacagtgcctag
- the LOC133371949 gene encoding interleukin-9 receptor-like isoform X2: MDCMWNHNQTMGEGLFYLNFTDLLTLYSNLICNLSASREAQDNFCCSVSSEEGEFTENDEYGVSLHASSPGNSQVYPVFAVYEPRLHIACDPPFDLQSKMSSSKCRMQWKKPEAYEDIFLDDFQWEIAFKAAKAPWEQAQTRILVSKETWVDIEGYEFKSGVDYIARIRCKTPDVNWHYRSHWSHWSATTKWTAPPGSWQQFDSHLLRSVLSPLLCLGALLALLLVLMIFWRSKGNGYANVPTPATYFQPLYRFHNGNFKVTALIWGGATEQPIRPQQGTNNAQAAARGTGLPHAQKSPRPGKGLSAAVASRAGAFGSHRGVLLPKHAAPLATPALPDMHCTHPGLAQFSCCSWRGESSGWLLRLSSSAGLACRRRTPGGRAAGRRPRRSARPFPSSPAWRPPEQRRRRPPAPAAPRRTASTSPAKRCCWLWGRRREPSLGRLPAVAGGVATEEPPVPSPLRGPPLPRPPACPEQDPPRASHPEGGPGPTYTVGTVPRAHDTFRGPRKCFFF; this comes from the exons ATGGATTGCATGTGGAACCACAATCAGACCATGGGAGAGGGACTTTTCTACCTCAATTTCACTGA CCTCCTCACCCTCTACAGTAACCTCATCTGCAACCTGTCTGCCTCCCGAGAGGCCCAGGACAATTTCTGCTGCTCTGTGAGTAGTGAAGAGGGCGAGTTCACAGAGAACGATGAATATGGAGTCTCCTTGCATGCCTCCTCCCCGGGGAACAGCCAGGTCTACCCTGTCTTTGCAGTGTATGAGCCCAGGTTGCACA TTGCATGTGATCCACCCTTTGACCTGCAGAGCAAAATGAGCTCCAGCAAATGTCGGATGCAATGGAAGAAGCCAGAGGCCTACGAAGACATTTTCCTTGATGACTTTCAATGGGAGATTGCATTCAAGGCTGCAAAAGCTCCCTGGGAG CAAGCACAGACCAGGATCTTAGTCAGCAAAGAAACATGGGTGGACATTGAGGGCTACGAGTTCAAGTCTGGTGTAGATTACATTGCAAGAATTCGCTGCAAAACCCCCGATGTGAACTGGCACTATAGAAGCCACTGGAGTCACTGGAGTGCCACCACCAAGTGGACAGCTCCCCCAG GCAGCTGGCAGCAGTTTGATTCCCACCTGCTGAGGTCTGTGCTCAGCCCGCTCCTCTGCCTGGGTGCTCTCCTAGCCCTGCTCCTGGTCCTTATGATCTTCTGGAG GTCCAAGGGCAATGGCTATGCAAACGTCCCTACCCCTGCAACATATTTCCAGCCCCTTTATCGGTTCCACAACGGGAATTTCAAGGTAACTGCCCTGATCTGGGGAGGGGCGACTGAGCAACCGATCAGGCCTCAGCAGGGGACAAATAATGCTCAGGCCGCTGCACGGGGAACCGGGCTTCCGCACGCTCAAAAGTCGCCCAGGCCAGGGAAAGGGCTTTCAGCCGCCGTGGCTTCCCGGGCAGGGGCCTTTGGTAGCCATCGAGGAGTTCTCCTTCCAAAGCATGCGGCCCCTCTGGCTACTCCAGCCCTTCCGGACATGCACTGCACACATCCCGGCCTGGCCCagttctcctgctgctcctggagaGGCGAGTCCTCAGGCTGGCTCCTTCGGCTCTCTTCCAGCGCTGGGCTGGCCTGCCGGAGAAGGACGCCGGGCGGAAGAGCGGCCGGGAGGCGCCCGCGGAGGTCGGCGAGGCCATTTCCCAGCTCTCCTGCTTGGCGCCCCCCAGAGCAGAGGCGGCGGCGCCCCCCTGCTCCTGCTGCTCCCCGCCGGACGGCCAGTACGTCGCCAGCCAAGAGGTGCTGCTGGCTGTGGGGGCGCCGTCGCGAACCCAGCCTGGGCCGCCTGCCCGCTGTGGCGGGGGGCGTCGCGACGGAGGAGCCCCCGGTGCCCTCGCCGCTGCGGGGCCCCCCTCTTCCTCGGCCGCCGGCGTGTCCGGAGCAGGACCCCCCGCGAGCATCGCACCCGGAAGGAGGGCCAGGGCCGACTTACACAGtgggcacagtgcctagggcccacgatacttttaggggcccacgaaaatgttttttcttttaa
- the LOC133371949 gene encoding interleukin-9 receptor-like isoform X1, producing MGKGCRAACLVQIVLFPFFAADERQQPGVSTSNVRCLNNYGPQGRRMDCMWNHNQTMGEGLFYLNFTDLLTLYSNLICNLSASREAQDNFCCSVSSEEGEFTENDEYGVSLHASSPGNSQVYPVFAVYEPRLHIACDPPFDLQSKMSSSKCRMQWKKPEAYEDIFLDDFQWEIAFKAAKAPWEQAQTRILVSKETWVDIEGYEFKSGVDYIARIRCKTPDVNWHYRSHWSHWSATTKWTAPPGSWQQFDSHLLRSVLSPLLCLGALLALLLVLMIFWRSKGNGYANVPTPATYFQPLYRFHNGNFKVTALIWGGATEQPIRPQQGTNNAQAAARGTGLPHAQKSPRPGKGLSAAVASRAGAFGSHRGVLLPKHAAPLATPALPDMHCTHPGLAQFSCCSWRGESSGWLLRLSSSAGLACRRRTPGGRAAGRRPRRSARPFPSSPAWRPPEQRRRRPPAPAAPRRTASTSPAKRCCWLWGRRREPSLGRLPAVAGGVATEEPPVPSPLRGPPLPRPPACPEQDPPRASHPEGGPGPTYTVGTVPRAHDTFRGPRKCFFF from the exons GGGTCTCCACCAGCAATGTGCGATGCCTGAACAATTATGGGCCTCAGGGCCGCAGGATGGATTGCATGTGGAACCACAATCAGACCATGGGAGAGGGACTTTTCTACCTCAATTTCACTGA CCTCCTCACCCTCTACAGTAACCTCATCTGCAACCTGTCTGCCTCCCGAGAGGCCCAGGACAATTTCTGCTGCTCTGTGAGTAGTGAAGAGGGCGAGTTCACAGAGAACGATGAATATGGAGTCTCCTTGCATGCCTCCTCCCCGGGGAACAGCCAGGTCTACCCTGTCTTTGCAGTGTATGAGCCCAGGTTGCACA TTGCATGTGATCCACCCTTTGACCTGCAGAGCAAAATGAGCTCCAGCAAATGTCGGATGCAATGGAAGAAGCCAGAGGCCTACGAAGACATTTTCCTTGATGACTTTCAATGGGAGATTGCATTCAAGGCTGCAAAAGCTCCCTGGGAG CAAGCACAGACCAGGATCTTAGTCAGCAAAGAAACATGGGTGGACATTGAGGGCTACGAGTTCAAGTCTGGTGTAGATTACATTGCAAGAATTCGCTGCAAAACCCCCGATGTGAACTGGCACTATAGAAGCCACTGGAGTCACTGGAGTGCCACCACCAAGTGGACAGCTCCCCCAG GCAGCTGGCAGCAGTTTGATTCCCACCTGCTGAGGTCTGTGCTCAGCCCGCTCCTCTGCCTGGGTGCTCTCCTAGCCCTGCTCCTGGTCCTTATGATCTTCTGGAG GTCCAAGGGCAATGGCTATGCAAACGTCCCTACCCCTGCAACATATTTCCAGCCCCTTTATCGGTTCCACAACGGGAATTTCAAGGTAACTGCCCTGATCTGGGGAGGGGCGACTGAGCAACCGATCAGGCCTCAGCAGGGGACAAATAATGCTCAGGCCGCTGCACGGGGAACCGGGCTTCCGCACGCTCAAAAGTCGCCCAGGCCAGGGAAAGGGCTTTCAGCCGCCGTGGCTTCCCGGGCAGGGGCCTTTGGTAGCCATCGAGGAGTTCTCCTTCCAAAGCATGCGGCCCCTCTGGCTACTCCAGCCCTTCCGGACATGCACTGCACACATCCCGGCCTGGCCCagttctcctgctgctcctggagaGGCGAGTCCTCAGGCTGGCTCCTTCGGCTCTCTTCCAGCGCTGGGCTGGCCTGCCGGAGAAGGACGCCGGGCGGAAGAGCGGCCGGGAGGCGCCCGCGGAGGTCGGCGAGGCCATTTCCCAGCTCTCCTGCTTGGCGCCCCCCAGAGCAGAGGCGGCGGCGCCCCCCTGCTCCTGCTGCTCCCCGCCGGACGGCCAGTACGTCGCCAGCCAAGAGGTGCTGCTGGCTGTGGGGGCGCCGTCGCGAACCCAGCCTGGGCCGCCTGCCCGCTGTGGCGGGGGGCGTCGCGACGGAGGAGCCCCCGGTGCCCTCGCCGCTGCGGGGCCCCCCTCTTCCTCGGCCGCCGGCGTGTCCGGAGCAGGACCCCCCGCGAGCATCGCACCCGGAAGGAGGGCCAGGGCCGACTTACACAGtgggcacagtgcctagggcccacgatacttttaggggcccacgaaaatgttttttcttttaa